The following proteins are co-located in the Triticum aestivum cultivar Chinese Spring chromosome 1A, IWGSC CS RefSeq v2.1, whole genome shotgun sequence genome:
- the LOC123041946 gene encoding gibberellin 2-beta-dioxygenase 3: MVVLAKGELEQIALPAVHKTAPPLADVPEVDLSVAGSGSDGRAAAARAVALACEEHGFFKVTGHGVPAELLTRVENAAAAFFALSQRDKEAAMSAATPGSPFGYASKRIGNNGDLGWVEYLLLGVSAATSGPLSVPEGVVPSASLCSFRDLLNEYTVAVRRMTCQALELMAEGLGMDDRDAFTRLVLHKESDSMLRVNHYPPRPELKLLQQQQQHGGGGRVTGFGEHTDPQIISVLRSNATSGLEIALRDGAWVSVPPDQTSFFVNVGDALQVLTNGRFRSVRHRVMVNSVRPRVSVIFFGGPSPRETLAPLPQLVGEGGRSRYREFTWREYKASAYRTKLAANRLCHFETTS, from the exons ATGGTGGTTCTTGCCAAGGGCGAGCTGGAGCAGATCGCGCTCCCGGCCGTGCACAAGACGGCGCCGCCACTGGCCGACGTGCCGGAGGTCGACCTTTCCGTGGCGGGTAGCGGCTCTGATGGACGGGCGGCCGCCGCACGCGCGGTGGCGCTGGCGTGCGAGGAGCACGGGTTCTTCAAGGTGACGGGCCACGGCGTGCCGGCAGAGCTCCTGACGCGCGTCGAGAACGCCGCTGCCGCCTTCTTCGCGCTCTCGCAGCGGGACAAGGAGGCGGCGATGTCGGCCGCGACGCCGGGCAGTCCGTTCGGCTACGCAAGCAAGCGGATAGGCAACAACGGCGACCTCGGGTGGGTCGAGTATCTCCTGCTCGGTGTCTCCGCCGCGACCAGCGGGCCACTGTCCGTGCCCGAAGGGGTGGTGCCGTCAGCGTCGCTCTGCTCTTTCCG CGACCTTCTGAACGAGTACACGGTGGCCGTGAGGAGGATGACCTGCCAGGCGCTGGAGCTGATGGCGGAGGGCCTGGGCATGGACGACAGGGACGCCTTCACCAGGCTGGTCCTGCACAAGGAAAGCGACTCGATGCTGCGGGTGAACCACTACCCGCCGCGCCCCGAGCTGAAGctcctgcagcagcagcagcaacacggcggcggcggcagggtcaCCGGGTTCGGCGAGCACACCGACCCTCAGATCATCTCCGTGCTCCGCTCCAACGCCACCTCTGGCCTCGAGATCGCGCTGCGCGACGGCGCCTGGGTCTCCGTGCCGCCGGACCAGACCTCCTTCTTCGTCAACGTCGGCGACGCCTTGCAG GTGCTGACTAACGGGAGGTTCCGGAGCGTGAGGCACCGGGTGATGGTGAACAGCGTCCGGCCGCGGGTGTCGGTGATCTTCTTCGGCGGCCCGTCGCCGCGGGAGACGCTGGCGCCGCTGCCGCAGCTCGTCGGGGAAGGCGGGCGCAGCCGGTACAGGGAGTTCACATGGCGGGAGTACAAGGCCTCGGCGTACCGGACCAAGCTGGCGGCGAACAGGCTCTGCCACTTCGAGACCACCAGCTAG